A single window of Meiothermus sp. DNA harbors:
- a CDS encoding stage II sporulation protein M, which translates to MLNARKLHTGWSLGLLLVVLGFPLALAQSNIEIARQAIQDWQAGKYTVDPSQAVGKPTEEVVRLIERSLAFPPPPRDLSVNLDEPLEDLTPRGSIVKFPATVAGRGGELRVTLRDGEVTRIGFAPEGGLLPAWLKSPFSWVLFVALSLGWLVALRGDSVLARWWREGWALVGQYRGLYLGVNIGLYGLFALGGLVAYANPQMVKLMQEVVGGALEQIGIGGALSGGVLGLAIVIFYWNFTNGLVFTTAVPGLFLGIPALLFNALRYFVLGFALSPVALPLANYLLHLPTIVVELQAYILATFGGMVLMLKTLRGEGYRAGLRALGHTVYLGAFFLLLGAWYEAFSILVLMRP; encoded by the coding sequence ATGTTGAATGCGAGAAAGCTACACACAGGTTGGAGCCTGGGCCTGTTATTGGTTGTACTGGGCTTCCCTTTGGCCCTGGCCCAAAGCAATATCGAGATCGCCCGACAGGCTATCCAGGACTGGCAAGCGGGTAAGTACACGGTAGACCCCTCGCAGGCGGTGGGCAAACCCACCGAAGAGGTGGTGCGGCTGATTGAGCGCAGCCTGGCTTTTCCCCCGCCCCCCCGCGACCTGTCGGTTAACCTCGACGAACCCCTGGAAGACCTTACCCCCAGGGGTAGCATCGTCAAATTTCCTGCTACCGTGGCCGGGCGTGGGGGAGAGCTACGGGTCACCCTGCGCGACGGCGAGGTGACCCGAATCGGCTTTGCCCCCGAGGGGGGGCTGCTGCCGGCCTGGCTCAAAAGCCCTTTCTCCTGGGTGCTTTTTGTGGCCCTTTCGCTGGGCTGGCTGGTAGCCCTGCGGGGCGACAGTGTGCTGGCCCGTTGGTGGCGCGAGGGCTGGGCCCTGGTGGGGCAGTACCGGGGTTTGTACCTTGGTGTGAATATTGGCCTCTATGGCCTATTTGCGCTGGGCGGCCTGGTGGCCTATGCCAACCCTCAGATGGTCAAGCTCATGCAGGAGGTTGTGGGGGGGGCCCTCGAGCAGATTGGTATCGGAGGCGCTTTGAGCGGGGGGGTGTTGGGTCTGGCCATCGTGATTTTCTACTGGAACTTCACCAATGGCCTCGTCTTCACAACCGCAGTGCCGGGGCTTTTCCTGGGTATTCCAGCCCTGCTGTTCAACGCCCTGCGCTACTTTGTGCTGGGCTTTGCCCTGAGCCCGGTGGCCCTGCCCCTGGCCAACTACCTGCTGCACCTTCCGACCATTGTGGTGGAACTCCAGGCCTACATTTTGGCTACCTTTGGCGGCATGGTTTTGATGCTCAAGACTCTGCGAGGCGAGGGCTACCGGGCTGGCTTGCGGGCCCTGGGCCATACGGTCTACCTGGGGGCTTTCTTCCTGCTTTTGGGGGCCTGGTACGAGGCTTTCTCGATCCTGGTTTTGATGCGACCCTAG
- the pyrE gene encoding orotate phosphoribosyltransferase — MDILSLYKETGALLEGHFLLRSGRHSPKFLQSTTLLQHPIYAEAVGQALGELFEDMELEFVIGPAMGGVVLAFVTAKALGVRALFAEKDSMGGMRVREGLTIHPGERFLAVEDVVTTGGSVQKAMQAAEARGARCVAVGAIVDRSAGRAEFGVPYRSLVQLDFPTYAPDSCPLCQRGVPLQEV, encoded by the coding sequence GTGGATATCCTCAGCCTCTACAAAGAAACCGGGGCCCTGTTGGAGGGGCATTTTTTGCTGCGCTCGGGGCGGCACTCACCCAAATTTCTCCAGTCCACCACGCTGCTGCAGCACCCGATCTACGCCGAGGCGGTGGGGCAGGCGTTGGGAGAGCTTTTCGAGGATATGGAGCTGGAGTTCGTGATCGGCCCGGCCATGGGGGGCGTAGTACTGGCCTTTGTAACGGCCAAAGCCCTGGGGGTGCGGGCCCTTTTTGCCGAAAAGGACAGCATGGGGGGTATGCGGGTGCGCGAGGGGCTTACCATCCACCCCGGCGAGCGCTTTTTGGCGGTGGAGGATGTGGTTACTACCGGCGGCTCGGTACAGAAGGCCATGCAGGCTGCCGAGGCCAGGGGAGCCAGATGCGTGGCGGTGGGGGCCATCGTAGACCGCAGCGCAGGCCGGGCTGAGTTTGGCGTTCCCTACCGCTCGCTGGTGCAGCTCGACTTTCCTACCTACGCCCCCGACTCCTGCCCGTTGTGCCAACGGGGTGTGCCGTTACAGGAAGTTTAG